Proteins from a genomic interval of Lacticaseibacillus pabuli:
- the aroF gene encoding 3-deoxy-7-phosphoheptulonate synthase, whose product MIIQFKTPVNTAILKQVQAKLEAIPSHVVVVGPHMAAIGVKDVDLTDEEKGAIESITTNEPSYATTSRMFQPEDTIITLPHSVIGGDHFTMMAGPCSVESEEHVMRMATVAKEGGATIVRGGAFKPRTSPYTFQGLGEDGLKFLRAAADANGMDMITEVMDVAHVDLVGKYTDIFQIGARNMQNFSLLKEVGKTNIPVGLKRGMSATIDDLLNAAEYIAAQGNRNVFLIERGIRTFDNKYTRNTFDLGAIPVLRELTHFPVIADPSHALGVTRYVTPMAMAAVPAGAQGEIVEIHDDLAHAFSDGPQALKPEEYKDMTRKVFALRKLVTELNEQTVAAD is encoded by the coding sequence ATGATTATTCAATTCAAGACCCCAGTTAACACCGCAATTTTGAAGCAGGTTCAGGCAAAGCTCGAAGCCATTCCAAGTCACGTCGTCGTGGTCGGCCCCCATATGGCCGCAATTGGTGTCAAAGACGTTGATTTGACCGACGAAGAAAAGGGCGCCATCGAAAGCATCACCACGAACGAACCTAGCTACGCCACCACCAGCCGTATGTTCCAGCCAGAAGACACCATCATCACACTGCCACATTCTGTTATCGGTGGGGACCACTTCACAATGATGGCAGGGCCTTGCTCTGTTGAATCCGAGGAACACGTCATGCGCATGGCAACTGTTGCCAAAGAAGGCGGTGCGACCATCGTCCGCGGTGGTGCGTTCAAGCCTCGCACGTCCCCATACACCTTCCAGGGTCTTGGTGAGGATGGTCTGAAGTTCCTGCGTGCAGCCGCTGATGCGAACGGTATGGACATGATTACCGAAGTCATGGATGTCGCCCACGTGGATCTGGTCGGCAAGTACACTGACATTTTCCAAATTGGTGCGCGTAACATGCAGAACTTCTCCTTGTTGAAGGAAGTCGGCAAAACGAATATCCCCGTTGGTCTCAAGCGTGGTATGTCCGCCACCATCGACGATTTGCTTAACGCTGCAGAATACATTGCCGCGCAAGGGAACCGCAACGTGTTCTTGATTGAACGCGGAATCCGGACCTTCGACAACAAGTACACCCGGAACACCTTTGATTTAGGTGCCATTCCGGTGTTGCGTGAACTGACCCACTTCCCAGTCATTGCGGACCCTAGCCACGCACTTGGTGTCACCCGTTACGTGACCCCAATGGCGATGGCCGCCGTTCCGGCCGGTGCCCAGGGTGAAATCGTGGAAATCCATGATGACCTAGCACACGCTTTCTCCGATGGTCCCCAAGCGCTTAAGCCTGAGGAATACAAGGACATGACACGCAAGGTCTTCGCGCTGCGCAAACTCGTCACCGAACTGAACGAGCAGACCGTTGCGGCGGATTAA